One Luteibacter sp. 9135 DNA segment encodes these proteins:
- a CDS encoding YihY family inner membrane protein — MPFRFDRDRALSFTRFTWLRFVDDKCFETAGALSYTTLVSLVPLTVAVFAILSAFPVFAEWRGALAAYAFQNFVPATGMKIQEYMMAFADKASQLTGISVLVMLFSAVSMMISIEDRLNRIWRVRKPRGWTSRLLLYWAALTLGPILVVGGLALSSYITAFPMLHAAADQIASQFRLISLLPFVITFVTLVLMYTMVPNRRVSWRHAAIGALLGAILFEFARWGFAQFIRNSPNYEEIYGALAAIPIFLLWIYLSWIIVILGASIAASISAFEYVLPTEALPDGAEFIGLLVVLQHFVEAQRCGDSIDPATIRVREPYLPSNAIASYFEDLQRADMIQRGEAGGWLLSRSLDTTELVRVYRCTQYRLPLHPREQVERMGITLPPDLLALLDHLAAALDATLGARLDHLFPPTPAPVSIEDSPA; from the coding sequence ATGCCGTTTCGCTTCGACCGCGACCGCGCCCTGAGCTTCACCCGGTTCACCTGGCTGCGCTTCGTCGACGACAAATGCTTCGAAACCGCGGGCGCGCTGTCGTACACCACCCTGGTCTCGCTGGTGCCCCTGACGGTCGCCGTGTTCGCCATCCTGTCGGCCTTTCCCGTGTTCGCCGAATGGCGGGGCGCGCTGGCTGCCTATGCGTTCCAGAATTTCGTGCCAGCCACCGGCATGAAAATCCAGGAATACATGATGGCCTTCGCCGACAAGGCCAGCCAGCTCACCGGCATCTCCGTGCTGGTCATGCTGTTCAGCGCCGTGTCGATGATGATCAGCATCGAGGATCGCCTCAACCGCATCTGGCGCGTGCGCAAGCCGCGCGGCTGGACGTCGCGCCTGCTGCTTTACTGGGCGGCGCTGACACTGGGGCCGATCCTCGTCGTCGGCGGGCTGGCGCTGTCGTCGTATATCACTGCGTTTCCGATGCTGCACGCGGCCGCCGACCAGATCGCCTCGCAGTTCCGCCTGATCAGCCTGCTGCCCTTCGTCATCACCTTCGTGACGCTGGTGCTGATGTACACCATGGTGCCCAACCGGCGCGTGTCGTGGCGGCATGCGGCCATCGGCGCCTTGCTGGGCGCCATCCTGTTCGAGTTCGCCCGTTGGGGCTTTGCCCAGTTCATTCGCAACTCGCCCAACTACGAGGAAATCTACGGCGCGCTGGCGGCGATCCCCATCTTCCTGCTGTGGATCTATTTGTCGTGGATCATCGTGATCCTGGGTGCCTCCATCGCCGCGTCCATCTCCGCCTTCGAGTACGTGCTGCCCACCGAGGCGCTTCCCGACGGTGCGGAGTTCATCGGCCTGCTGGTGGTGCTCCAGCACTTCGTCGAGGCACAGCGCTGCGGCGACAGCATCGATCCGGCCACCATCCGCGTGCGTGAGCCCTACCTGCCGTCCAACGCGATCGCCAGCTATTTCGAGGACCTGCAGCGCGCGGACATGATCCAGCGCGGCGAGGCCGGCGGCTGGTTGCTCAGCCGCAGCCTGGATACGACCGAACTGGTTCGCGTCTATCGCTGCACGCAGTACCGGTTACCACTGCATCCGCGCGAGCAGGTCGAGCGCATGGGCATTACGCTGCCACCCGACCTGCTGGCGCTGCTGGACCATCTGGCGGCAGCGCTCGACGCCACGCTGGGCGCACGCCTGGACCACCTGTTTCCGCCGACCCCGGCACCCGTCTCCATCGAGGATTCCCCTGCATGA
- a CDS encoding TlpA family protein disulfide reductase, which produces MILRTLAFAALALAVSPTVVVAATAASPQLKVVTLDGKPFDLAAQRGKWVIVNYWATWCVPCIKEMPDISAFVKSRKDVAAIGLAFEDTDAKEIKAFVDKHPVSYPIAQVDVTAPPKDFDAPKGLPTTYLIAPDGHVAKTFIGPVTGEKLGEAIAKGG; this is translated from the coding sequence ATGATCCTGCGCACCCTTGCCTTCGCCGCCCTGGCCCTCGCCGTGTCGCCCACGGTCGTCGTGGCCGCCACGGCCGCCAGCCCGCAACTGAAGGTCGTCACGCTCGACGGCAAGCCCTTCGATCTTGCCGCGCAGCGGGGCAAGTGGGTGATCGTCAACTACTGGGCCACGTGGTGCGTGCCGTGCATCAAGGAAATGCCGGATATTTCGGCCTTCGTGAAAAGCCGCAAGGATGTCGCCGCCATCGGCCTGGCGTTCGAGGACACCGACGCGAAGGAGATCAAGGCCTTCGTCGACAAGCATCCCGTGTCGTACCCCATCGCGCAGGTGGACGTCACGGCGCCGCCGAAGGATTTCGACGCGCCCAAGGGCCTGCCCACCACGTACCTGATCGCGCCCGACGGCCATGTGGCCAAGACGTTCATCGGGCCGGTGACGGGCGAGAAGCTGGGCGAGGCCATCGCCAAGGGCGGCTGA
- a CDS encoding copper chaperone PCu(A)C, with protein MTFRSLAASLFLLVASTAGATDTPAVEASAGWIRVLPGSLPAGAYVTFRNHSTSALKIVGAESADYAEAMIHRSSTEGGMGRMEMVDSVDLPPEGTVSFTPGGYHVMLEKPTHAVKPGDRLTITFELSDGKKLPATFVARPANATGPTN; from the coding sequence ATGACGTTTCGCTCGCTCGCCGCCTCGTTGTTCCTGCTTGTCGCCAGCACCGCCGGCGCCACCGATACGCCGGCGGTGGAAGCCAGCGCGGGTTGGATACGCGTACTACCGGGCAGCCTGCCGGCCGGTGCCTATGTCACCTTCCGCAACCACTCCACCAGCGCGCTGAAGATCGTCGGCGCGGAAAGCGCCGATTACGCGGAGGCGATGATCCATCGCAGCAGCACCGAGGGTGGCATGGGCCGCATGGAGATGGTGGACAGCGTGGACCTGCCGCCCGAAGGCACAGTGTCCTTCACGCCCGGCGGTTACCACGTGATGCTGGAGAAACCGACGCACGCCGTGAAGCCGGGCGACCGGCTCACCATCACCTTCGAACTGTCGGACGGCAAGAAACTGCCGGCGACGTTCGTCGCGCGGCCAGCCAACGCGACCGGCCCGACGAACTGA
- a CDS encoding SCO family protein: MKPFLPRRVVLTLLAFLAVVALGGCQREPQPEWRLNDVAGHLPDLDFKLTDDNGKAVTGADYRGKVTLMYFGYTHCPDVCPLTLTQLHVVLGRLGPAADKVRILFVSVDPARDTPQIMHDYVNAFDKRAVGLVGSGADVEALAKRYRSAFTREPDKGDGAYDVSHSSAIYVFDAAGKARLLATPSSSQDDMVHDLTLLTSLEPHA, translated from the coding sequence ATGAAGCCGTTCCTTCCCCGCCGGGTCGTGCTGACCCTCCTCGCCTTCCTCGCCGTGGTCGCCCTCGGTGGTTGTCAGCGCGAGCCGCAGCCCGAGTGGCGCTTGAACGACGTAGCCGGCCACCTGCCGGATCTCGACTTCAAGCTGACCGACGACAACGGCAAGGCGGTCACCGGTGCCGACTACCGCGGCAAGGTCACGCTGATGTATTTCGGCTACACGCACTGCCCCGATGTCTGCCCGCTGACGCTCACCCAGTTGCACGTGGTGTTGGGCCGCCTGGGCCCCGCCGCCGACAAGGTGCGCATCCTTTTCGTGAGTGTCGACCCCGCGCGGGACACGCCGCAGATCATGCACGACTACGTCAACGCCTTCGACAAGCGTGCGGTCGGCCTGGTCGGCTCGGGCGCGGATGTGGAAGCGCTGGCCAAGCGCTATCGCTCGGCCTTCACCCGCGAGCCGGACAAGGGCGACGGCGCCTACGACGTCAGCCACAGTTCGGCCATCTATGTCTTCGACGCCGCGGGCAAGGCGCGCCTGCTTGCCACGCCGTCGTCCTCGCAGGACGACATGGTCCACGACCTGACCCTGCTCACCTCCCTGGAGCCGCACGCATGA
- a CDS encoding DUF423 domain-containing protein → MRQPVSGTHALLVGLAGASAVALGAFGAHALRGIVDEAGLQVWHTAVQYHFWHALALFVAVVGLAPGRARTVAIALFAVGIVLFSGSLYALALGAPRWTGAITPLGGVAFIVGWIAVGLSLRRVR, encoded by the coding sequence ATGCGACAACCTGTCAGCGGTACCCATGCCCTCCTGGTCGGCCTGGCCGGCGCCAGCGCCGTGGCGCTGGGCGCGTTTGGTGCCCATGCGCTGCGCGGCATCGTGGACGAGGCCGGCCTGCAGGTCTGGCACACGGCGGTGCAATACCATTTCTGGCACGCCCTGGCCCTGTTCGTGGCCGTCGTCGGCCTGGCACCGGGCCGGGCGCGCACGGTCGCCATCGCCCTGTTCGCCGTCGGCATCGTGTTGTTCTCGGGCAGCCTCTATGCGCTGGCGCTGGGAGCACCGCGCTGGACCGGCGCGATCACCCCGCTGGGTGGCGTGGCATTTATCGTCGGCTGGATCGCTGTGGGGCTGTCGCTGCGCCGCGTTCGGTAG
- the purT gene encoding formate-dependent phosphoribosylglycinamide formyltransferase: protein MTTFGTPHASNALKVLLLGSGELGKEVAIELQRFAVEVVAVDRYANAPAMQVAHRSHVIDMLDADALRALIEQEKPDLVVPEIEAIHTPTLVAMEKEGLRVIPTAKAAWLTMDREGIRRLAAEELGLPTSPYRFVDTHEAFVDAVAALGTPCVAKPVMSSSGKGQSVLRTPADADAAWEYAQAGGRAGRGRVIVEGFIDFDYEITLLTVRHRDGVSFCPPIGHRQEDGDYRESWQPQAMSDAARASAERQADTITAALGGWGVFGVEFFVRGDEVIFSEVSPRPHDTGLVTLISQDLSEFALHARAILGLPVPEIHAFSPAASCAVLVEGEGQAPTYHGVAEALAETGTMLRIFGKPEVRGRRRMAVTLARAATVEEALAKAKRAAGRIRVEL from the coding sequence ATGACGACCTTCGGCACGCCGCACGCTTCCAATGCACTCAAGGTGCTCCTGTTGGGTTCCGGCGAACTGGGCAAGGAGGTGGCGATCGAGCTGCAGCGCTTCGCCGTCGAGGTGGTGGCGGTGGATCGTTACGCCAATGCACCGGCGATGCAGGTGGCTCATCGCAGCCATGTCATCGACATGCTGGACGCCGATGCGCTGCGTGCGCTCATCGAACAGGAGAAGCCGGACCTCGTCGTGCCCGAGATCGAGGCGATCCACACACCCACGCTGGTGGCGATGGAAAAGGAAGGCCTGCGGGTCATTCCTACCGCCAAGGCCGCCTGGCTGACGATGGATCGCGAGGGCATCCGTCGACTGGCCGCGGAAGAACTCGGCCTGCCGACCTCGCCCTACCGCTTCGTCGACACACACGAAGCATTCGTCGACGCGGTGGCCGCGCTCGGCACGCCCTGCGTCGCCAAGCCGGTGATGAGTTCGTCGGGCAAGGGCCAGAGCGTGCTGCGCACGCCGGCGGATGCGGATGCGGCCTGGGAGTACGCCCAGGCCGGCGGTCGCGCCGGGCGGGGGCGGGTCATCGTCGAAGGTTTCATCGACTTCGATTACGAAATCACCCTGCTTACCGTGCGCCATCGAGACGGCGTGTCGTTCTGCCCACCCATCGGCCATCGCCAGGAAGACGGCGACTACCGCGAGTCGTGGCAGCCGCAGGCGATGAGCGACGCGGCCCGCGCCTCCGCCGAGCGACAGGCGGATACGATCACCGCGGCCCTGGGCGGCTGGGGTGTGTTCGGCGTGGAGTTCTTCGTCCGCGGCGACGAGGTGATCTTCTCCGAAGTGAGCCCGCGGCCGCACGATACCGGCCTGGTCACGCTGATCTCGCAGGATCTTTCCGAGTTCGCGCTACACGCGCGGGCTATTCTCGGCCTGCCCGTGCCGGAGATCCATGCGTTCTCTCCCGCCGCGTCGTGCGCGGTGCTGGTGGAGGGGGAAGGGCAGGCGCCCACCTACCATGGCGTGGCCGAGGCACTGGCGGAAACCGGCACGATGCTGCGTATCTTCGGCAAGCCCGAGGTGCGGGGCCGTCGCCGCATGGCGGTTACGCTCGCCCGTGCCGCCACCGTGGAGGAAGCCCTCGCCAAGGCGAAGCGCGCCGCCGGTCGCATCCGCGTCGAGCTCTGA